In one Andrena cerasifolii isolate SP2316 chromosome 2, iyAndCera1_principal, whole genome shotgun sequence genomic region, the following are encoded:
- the Rk gene encoding G-protein coupled receptor rickets isoform X5, which produces MSLSNNRIESLEERVFQRATNLLSLDLRGNPIKRIHRNTFQHLRKLRKLILSNLKELRVFPNLNGTRSLEVLRLDRAQVTDVPSDLCEQCPKLRSLDMKSNYLREVPNLRNCSELRVLDLASNQISSLLDEPFKGLEMLHDLLLSNNKLRIIPGDAFSSLSRLQVLDLESNSIEYIHPDVFKETKHLEDLNLGNNVFPALPTLGLSGLLHLKTFNNPALREFPSPERFPRVQTMVLSYAYHCCSFLTVEVEDPVTKSSVQESILFPTDNEFDMSLWNSSFTDIWPQLNNMTDKFGSQINELWANFGSDFTYPGNLPSYVEDYFEEQNSRATLPAQTLPSHVQCLPQPGPFLPCQDLFDWWTLRCGVWVVFLLALLGNGTVVFVLIFSRSKMDVPRFLVCNLAAADFFMGIYLGLLAVVDASTLGEFRMYAIPWQTSAGCQLAGFLGVLSSELSVYTLAVITLERNYAITHAMHLNKRLSLKHAGYIMTVGWCFALAMATLPLVGVSDYRKFAICLPFETNGNAALTYVLFLMLINGVAFLILMGCYLKMYCAIRGSQAWNSNDSRIAKRMALLVFTDFLCWSPIAFFSLTATFGLQLVSLEQAKVFAVFVLPLNSCCNPFLYAILTKQFKKDCVLICKAIEESRVTRGIGRCRHSSNFSNRQTPVNTNSLVDRSSRDNQTPCACNSRLLESGQCSGYRRWGTRILWPCAKDTRPRHARSDQYAYQIAEIQQKQHKRASSVSSSENFSSSRSDSWRQTHHCGIPLRLLDPKRRASSWLITRKPSQDSNLSSSRNDSSGSATTASTSTWRISRSSASLEITARNTPRPARSKPRLTRQLAIQEPEPPGSPGRLAVRLLATIPSAAETSDQQDDDNTPQN; this is translated from the exons AT GTCCCTCTCGAACAACAGAATAGAGAGCCTGGAGGAGCGCGTGTTCCAGCGAGCCACTAATCTGCTGTCGCTCGATCTGCGCGGGAACCCCATCAAACGAATACACCGCAACACTTTTCAGCATCTACGGAAGCTCCGCAAGCT GATCCTCTCGAACCTGAAGGAGCTACGTGTATTCCCGAATTTAAATGGGACGCGATCGTTAGAGGTACTAAGATTAGATCGCGCGCAAGTGACGGACGTTCCATCGGATCTCTGCGAGCAGTGCCCGAAATTGAGAAGCCT AGACATGAAGTCTAACTACCTCAGGGAGGTGCCCAATTTGCGCAATTGCAGCGAGCTACGTGTCCT GGATCTAGCGAGCAATCAGATCTCCTCGTTGCTGGACGAGCCGTTCAAAGGCCTCGAGATGCTGCACGATCTTCTTCTATCGAACAACAAGCTGCGAATCATCCCAGGCGACGCGTTCAGCAGCTTGTCGAGGTTGCAGGTGTT AGACCTAGAGAGCAATTCCATTGAGTACATACACCCTGACGTGTTCAAGGAGACCAAGCACCTCGAAGACCT AAATCTAGGGAATAATGTGTTCCCAGCTCTGCCCACGCTGGGACTCTCAGGTCTCCTACACCTGAAGACGTTTAATAACCCAGCACTGAGAGAATTCCCATCGCCAGAGAGGTTCCCACGCGTGCAAACGATGGTGCTGTCGTATGCTTATCACTGTTGCTCATTCCTCACCGTTGAGGTGGAGGACCCCGTGACCAAGTCCTCCGTTCAAGAGTCCATCTTGTTCCCCACTGACAACGAGTTCGATATGAGTCTGTGGAACTCGAGCTTTACAGATATCTGGCCGCAGCTCA ATAACATGACCGACAAATTCGGCTCGCAAATAAATGAACTTTGGGCTAACTTTGGTTCAGATTTTACGTACCCTGGTAACCTGCCCTCATATGTTGAGGATTATTTTGAAGAGCAGAACAGCCGAGCTACGCTGCCAGCTCAGACACTGCCATCTCACGTCCAGTGCCTACCTCAACCTG GTCCCTTTCTCCCATGCCAAGACCTGTTCGACTGGTGGACGCTGCGCTGCGGCGTATGGGTGGTGTTTCTGCTGGCGTTGTTGGGCAACGGGACCGTCGTGTTCGTCTTAATATTCTCCAGGAGCAAGATGGACGTCCCCCGGTTTCTCGTTTGCAATTTAGCCGCGGCGGACTTTTTCATGGGCATTTATCTAG GTCTACTGGCTGTGGTGGACGCCTCGACCCTCGGCGAATTCCGCATGTACGCCATCCCCTGGCAGACCTCGGCCGGATGTCAGCTGGCCGGGTTCCTGGGTGTCCTCAGCTCCGAGCTGAGCGTGTATACGCTGGCGGTGATCACTCTGGAGAGGAACTACGCGATAACGCACGCGATGCACTTGAATAAACGCCTCTCCCTGAAGCACGCAGGTTATATAATGACCGTGGGCTGGTGTTTCGCTCTGGCGATGGCTACCCTGCCACTGGTCGGCGTGTCTGACTACAGGAAGTTCGCCATATGCCTGCCCTTCGAGACCAACGGGAACGCGGCCCTTACTTACGTGCTCTTCTTGATGCTGATCAACGGAGTGGCGTTTCTGATACTGATGGGATGCTACCTGAAGATGTACTGCGCCATCAGAGGCTCCCAAGCCTGGAACTCCAACGACTCCAGGATAGCCAAGCGGATGGCCCTGCTGGTGTTCACGGACTTCCTCTGCTGGTCCCCCATAGCGTTCTTCTCCCTGACTGCCACGTTCGGATTGCAACTAGTGTCCCTGGAGCAGGCGAAGGTGTTCGCCGTGTTCGTGCTGCCACTGAACTCCTGCTGCAATCCGTTCCTGTACGCTATACTCACGAAACAGTTCAAGAAGGACTGCGTGCTTATATGCAAGGCGATCGAGGAGTCCAGGGTGACTAGGGGGATCGGCAGGTGCAGGCACAGCTCCAACTTCAGCAACCGGCAGACACCGGTCAACACCAACAGCCTGGTGGACAGGTCGTCCAGGGACAATCAGACGCCCTGCGCCTGCAACTCAAGGCTCCTCGAGTCCGGCCAGTGCTCCGGTTACCGGAGGTGGGGCACCAGGATACTGTGGCCCTGCGCCAAGGACACGAGGCCACGGCACGCGCGCAGCGACCAGTACGCGTACCAGATCGCGGAGATCCAGCAGAAACAGCACAAGAGGGCCTCCTCTGTCTCCTCCAGCGAGAACTTCTCCTCGTCGAGATCGGACTCCTGGAGGCAGACGCACCACTGCGGTATCCCGCTGAGGCTGCTGGACCCTAAAAGGAGAGCCTCCTCCTGGCTGATCACCAGGAAACCGTCTCAAGACTCCAACCTCAGCTCGTCGAGGAACGACTCCTCGGGCTCGGCTACCACTGCCAGCACCAGCACCTGGAGGATCTCCAGGTCGAGTGCTTCCCTGGAGATCACCGCCAGGAACACGCCCAGACCGGCCAGGTCGAAGCCTAGGCTGACGCGGCAGCTGGCCATCCAGGAGCCAGAGCCGCCAGGATCACCTGGCAGACTGGCCGTCAGGCTCCTCGCGACCATACCTTCCGCAGCTGAGACCAGCGACCAGCAGGACGACGACAATACGCCGCAGAACTAG
- the Rk gene encoding G-protein coupled receptor rickets isoform X3 → MCTQSCRGTAAAVVLAMLLCQICSAEKQPVSWRGPAVLETCNVTADGREFTCRGAGFLSILEPLGSAVLPSTGNLTILDLTSNNITDIPARAFHRVSNLEVLLLRRNRLHAIADDAFANLTSLRVLSLSNNRIESLEERVFQRATNLLSLDLRGNPIKRIHRNTFQHLRKLRKLILSNLKELRVFPNLNGTRSLEVLRLDRAQVTDVPSDLCEQCPKLRSLDMKSNYLREVPNLRNCSELRVLDLASNQISSLLDEPFKGLEMLHDLLLSNNKLRIIPGDAFSSLSRLQVLDLESNSIEYIHPDVFKETKHLEDLNLGNNVFPALPTLGLSGLLHLKTFNNPALREFPSPERFPRVQTMVLSYAYHCCSFLTVEVEDPVTKSSVQESILFPTDNEFDMSLWNSSFTDIWPQLNNMTDKFGSQINELWANFGSDFTYPGNLPSYVEDYFEEQNSRATLPAQTLPSHVQCLPQPGPFLPCQDLFDWWTLRCGVWVVFLLALLGNGTVVFVLIFSRSKMDVPRFLVCNLAAADFFMGIYLGLLAVVDASTLGEFRMYAIPWQTSAGCQLAGFLGVLSSELSVYTLAVITLERNYAITHAMHLNKRLSLKHAGYIMTVGWCFALAMATLPLVGVSDYRKFAICLPFETNGNAALTYVLFLMLINGVAFLILMGCYLKMYCAIRGSQAWNSNDSRIAKRMALLVFTDFLCWSPIAFFSLTATFGLQLVSLEQAKVFAVFVLPLNSCCNPFLYAILTKQFKKDCVLICKAIEESRVTRGIGRCRHSSNFSNRQTPVNTNSLVDRSSRDNQTPCACNSRLLESGQCSGYRRWGTRILWPCAKDTRPRHARSDQYAYQIAEIQQKQHKRASSVSSSENFSSSRSDSWRQTHHCGIPLRLLDPKRRASSWLITRKPSQDSNLSSSRNDSSGSATTASTSTWRISRSSASLEITARNTPRPARSKPRLTRQLAIQEPEPPGSPGRLAVRLLATIPSAAETSDQQDDDNTPQN, encoded by the exons AGACCTAACGAGCAACAACATTACAGACATTCCAGCCCGTGCCTTCCATCGAGTCTCCAATCTTGAGGTGTT ATTACTCCGACGGAATCGTTTGCACGCGATCGCCGACGATGCATTCGCAAACTTGACGAGCCTTCGTGTATT GTCCCTCTCGAACAACAGAATAGAGAGCCTGGAGGAGCGCGTGTTCCAGCGAGCCACTAATCTGCTGTCGCTCGATCTGCGCGGGAACCCCATCAAACGAATACACCGCAACACTTTTCAGCATCTACGGAAGCTCCGCAAGCT GATCCTCTCGAACCTGAAGGAGCTACGTGTATTCCCGAATTTAAATGGGACGCGATCGTTAGAGGTACTAAGATTAGATCGCGCGCAAGTGACGGACGTTCCATCGGATCTCTGCGAGCAGTGCCCGAAATTGAGAAGCCT AGACATGAAGTCTAACTACCTCAGGGAGGTGCCCAATTTGCGCAATTGCAGCGAGCTACGTGTCCT GGATCTAGCGAGCAATCAGATCTCCTCGTTGCTGGACGAGCCGTTCAAAGGCCTCGAGATGCTGCACGATCTTCTTCTATCGAACAACAAGCTGCGAATCATCCCAGGCGACGCGTTCAGCAGCTTGTCGAGGTTGCAGGTGTT AGACCTAGAGAGCAATTCCATTGAGTACATACACCCTGACGTGTTCAAGGAGACCAAGCACCTCGAAGACCT AAATCTAGGGAATAATGTGTTCCCAGCTCTGCCCACGCTGGGACTCTCAGGTCTCCTACACCTGAAGACGTTTAATAACCCAGCACTGAGAGAATTCCCATCGCCAGAGAGGTTCCCACGCGTGCAAACGATGGTGCTGTCGTATGCTTATCACTGTTGCTCATTCCTCACCGTTGAGGTGGAGGACCCCGTGACCAAGTCCTCCGTTCAAGAGTCCATCTTGTTCCCCACTGACAACGAGTTCGATATGAGTCTGTGGAACTCGAGCTTTACAGATATCTGGCCGCAGCTCA ATAACATGACCGACAAATTCGGCTCGCAAATAAATGAACTTTGGGCTAACTTTGGTTCAGATTTTACGTACCCTGGTAACCTGCCCTCATATGTTGAGGATTATTTTGAAGAGCAGAACAGCCGAGCTACGCTGCCAGCTCAGACACTGCCATCTCACGTCCAGTGCCTACCTCAACCTG GTCCCTTTCTCCCATGCCAAGACCTGTTCGACTGGTGGACGCTGCGCTGCGGCGTATGGGTGGTGTTTCTGCTGGCGTTGTTGGGCAACGGGACCGTCGTGTTCGTCTTAATATTCTCCAGGAGCAAGATGGACGTCCCCCGGTTTCTCGTTTGCAATTTAGCCGCGGCGGACTTTTTCATGGGCATTTATCTAG GTCTACTGGCTGTGGTGGACGCCTCGACCCTCGGCGAATTCCGCATGTACGCCATCCCCTGGCAGACCTCGGCCGGATGTCAGCTGGCCGGGTTCCTGGGTGTCCTCAGCTCCGAGCTGAGCGTGTATACGCTGGCGGTGATCACTCTGGAGAGGAACTACGCGATAACGCACGCGATGCACTTGAATAAACGCCTCTCCCTGAAGCACGCAGGTTATATAATGACCGTGGGCTGGTGTTTCGCTCTGGCGATGGCTACCCTGCCACTGGTCGGCGTGTCTGACTACAGGAAGTTCGCCATATGCCTGCCCTTCGAGACCAACGGGAACGCGGCCCTTACTTACGTGCTCTTCTTGATGCTGATCAACGGAGTGGCGTTTCTGATACTGATGGGATGCTACCTGAAGATGTACTGCGCCATCAGAGGCTCCCAAGCCTGGAACTCCAACGACTCCAGGATAGCCAAGCGGATGGCCCTGCTGGTGTTCACGGACTTCCTCTGCTGGTCCCCCATAGCGTTCTTCTCCCTGACTGCCACGTTCGGATTGCAACTAGTGTCCCTGGAGCAGGCGAAGGTGTTCGCCGTGTTCGTGCTGCCACTGAACTCCTGCTGCAATCCGTTCCTGTACGCTATACTCACGAAACAGTTCAAGAAGGACTGCGTGCTTATATGCAAGGCGATCGAGGAGTCCAGGGTGACTAGGGGGATCGGCAGGTGCAGGCACAGCTCCAACTTCAGCAACCGGCAGACACCGGTCAACACCAACAGCCTGGTGGACAGGTCGTCCAGGGACAATCAGACGCCCTGCGCCTGCAACTCAAGGCTCCTCGAGTCCGGCCAGTGCTCCGGTTACCGGAGGTGGGGCACCAGGATACTGTGGCCCTGCGCCAAGGACACGAGGCCACGGCACGCGCGCAGCGACCAGTACGCGTACCAGATCGCGGAGATCCAGCAGAAACAGCACAAGAGGGCCTCCTCTGTCTCCTCCAGCGAGAACTTCTCCTCGTCGAGATCGGACTCCTGGAGGCAGACGCACCACTGCGGTATCCCGCTGAGGCTGCTGGACCCTAAAAGGAGAGCCTCCTCCTGGCTGATCACCAGGAAACCGTCTCAAGACTCCAACCTCAGCTCGTCGAGGAACGACTCCTCGGGCTCGGCTACCACTGCCAGCACCAGCACCTGGAGGATCTCCAGGTCGAGTGCTTCCCTGGAGATCACCGCCAGGAACACGCCCAGACCGGCCAGGTCGAAGCCTAGGCTGACGCGGCAGCTGGCCATCCAGGAGCCAGAGCCGCCAGGATCACCTGGCAGACTGGCCGTCAGGCTCCTCGCGACCATACCTTCCGCAGCTGAGACCAGCGACCAGCAGGACGACGACAATACGCCGCAGAACTAG